ATCAGCCGGGGGCTGCTGGCCAGCACGCGCCTGCCCGAGGACCGGCGCAGCTGGCTCTCCCGGGCCGAGGTCGAGGTGTTCGCCCGCCGTCGCAGGGCGCGTCCGGTCGCCGGGTCCTCGAACGCCGGGGAGCCGGCCGGTCCGCCCCGGCCGGCCGCGCCCGCCACCGGCACCGAGGCGGGCAGCGAGGTCGGCGGGATCGTCGGCCACCGGCTGCTCTACCGCGGCCGGGACGCCACCAGCCTGGTGGCGTCCGGCTCCTACGGCGGCGTGGCCGAGCTGCTGTGGACGGGGGAAGCGGGCCCCAGCCGGCTCCGGTTGCCCGAGCGGCCGGTGCTGGACCTCCTGAGCCGGCTGCGGGAGACGATGCCGGCCGCCGGCCTTCCCCTGGACCGGCTCAAGGCGGCGGCCGTGCTGCTCGGTTCGGCCGACCCCTTCCGCTACGACCTCTCGCGCCCGGCGGTCGTCTCCATCGCCCGCACCCTCGCCCCGGCGTTCGTGGAGGCGCTGCCCACCCGGGCGGCGGGGGCGCCGGACGGGCAGCACGGGGGTGACGGCCTGGCCGCGCGGCTGTGGTCGAAGCTGTCCGACGCCGAACCGTCCCCCGCGCAGCTCGCGTTGCTCTCCGGCGCGCTGATCCTGCTCGCCGAGCACGGCCGGGGCCCCTCCACCAAGGCGGCCAGGATGGCGGCCGGCAGCGCGGCCGACCCCTACTCGGTCGTCCTGGCCGGGGCCACCGTGGCCAGCGGCCTGCTGCTGGGCGGGGGCTCCTCGCTCGCGGTCCAGGCGCTGCTGGAGGAGATCGACTCGGTCGCCGCGGTGCCCCGGGTCCTGGCGGACCGGCTGGTGCGCGGCGACCGCGTGTCCGGGTTCGGCCAGCCCCGCTACCCCGGCCCGGACCCGCGCGCCGCGATGATGATGACGCTGCTCGCCGGAAGCGGCGGGGACGAGGACCGGCAGCGCATCGTCCACGAGGTGGTCGAGCTCGTGCGCAGCCGGCGCGACCTGGCCCCGAACGCCGAATTCGCCCTCGGCGCCATGTGCTTCGTGCACCGGATGCCCCGCGGCGCGGGCGAGGCCGTCTTCGTCATCGCCCGCTCTGCCGGCTGGATCGCCCACGCGCTCGACGAGTACGAGGCGGCCCCCGGCGCGGGCTCCCCCCTCACCCGCGGCTGAGCCGGCCCGCGCCGGGGCGCTCCCCGGCCCGGACCCCGCCCAGACCCCGCCCGACCCCGCACCGGCCCCCACCCCGGGGTCCGGCACCACCCTCGACACACCTCAGCAACCCTTCACCGGAGCCGGAGTCCGCCATGCCGAAAATCAGGACCACGGGCACGCTCGTCGAGATCGACGGGGACGAGATGACCCGGGTGATCTGGCGGTGGGTCAAAGACCTGCTGATCCTGCCGAACGTCGACGTCCCCATCGACTACCACGACCTGGGCATCCGGTCCCGGGACGCCTCGGAGGACCGGGTCACCCTCGCAGCCGCCGAGGCCGTCCGGCGCCACGGCGTCGGCGTCAAGTGCGCCACCATCACCCCGGACGAGGCGCGGGTGCGGGAGTTCGGCCTCAGGCGGAGGTGGCGCTCGCCCAACGGCACGATCCGCAACCACCTGGGCGGCGTGCTCTTCCGCGAGCCCGTGGTGATCCCCGAGGTGCCCCGCCCGGTCCCCGGGTGGACCAGACCGATCGTCATCGGCCGCCACGCCTACGGCGACCAGTACCGGGCCACCGACATCCCGTTGCCCGGACCGGGCACGCTCACGCTGGCCTTCACCCCCGACGACGGCACGGAGCCGGCCGAGCACGTGGTCTTCCGCTCGCCGGGGCCGGGCGTCGCGATGGCCATGTACAACCTCGACGCCTCGATACGGGACTTCGCGCGCGCCTCGTTCTCCTACGCGCTCGGCCGCGGGTACCCGGTGTACCTGTCCACCAAGGACACGATCCTGGGCACCTACGACGGACGCTTCCGGGACCTGTTCGCCGAGGTCTTCGCCTCCGAGTTCCGGGCCGGGTTCGAGGCCGCGGGCCTGACCTACGAGCACCGGCTGATCGACGACATGGTCGCCTCCTCCCTGCGCGGGGCGGGAGGCTACGTCTGGGCCTGCAAGAACTACGACGGCGACGTCCAGTCCGACGCCGTCGCCCAGGGCTTCGGCTCCCCGGGGCTGATGACCTCGGTCCTGATGACCCCCGACGGCAGGACCGTGCTGACCGAGGCCGCGCACGGCACCGTCACCCGGCACTACCGCCGTCACCAGCGCGGCGAGGCGACCTCCACCAATCCGATCGCCCTGGTCCACGCGTGGTCCCGGGCCCTGGCCCACCGCGGCACGCTCGACGGCGTGCCGCAGCTGACCGGGTTCGCCGCCCTGCTGGAGGACTGCGTGCTCCGCACCGTCCGGGCCGGCCGCATGACCCAGGACCTCGCCCGCCTCACGGGCGAGGGCACACCGCACCTGAGCACCCGGGAGTTCCTGGCCTCGGTCGCCGAGACCCTTCGATCCGCCCGCGCGGAGTAACGCCCTCCCGCGCGGCGATGCCGCGGCCAGGCCGAGCGCCGCGTGGCGACGGCCTCCGCCGGGCCGCGCCGGTGGTCAGGCGTCAGCGGTCAGTCGCCGACGGTCAGTCGCCGGCGATCATGGCCCTGAGCTCGTCGAGCGTGTCCCGGACGAGGTGCGGCAGGTCGCGCCCGTCGCCCTCCGTGGCCCAGCGTCCGAAGGCGATCCGGAACACGGCCACTCCCGTCTCGGCCGCCAGGCTCGCGGCCGGGTCCGCGACACCGCGCCGGCGCAGCGCGTCGGCGAGCGCGGCGGCGAG
Above is a window of Streptomyces sp. NBC_01803 DNA encoding:
- a CDS encoding citrate/2-methylcitrate synthase, whose product is MSLAAERRDDVMSVSEAAGVLGVKPATVYAYISRGLLASTRLPEDRRSWLSRAEVEVFARRRRARPVAGSSNAGEPAGPPRPAAPATGTEAGSEVGGIVGHRLLYRGRDATSLVASGSYGGVAELLWTGEAGPSRLRLPERPVLDLLSRLRETMPAAGLPLDRLKAAAVLLGSADPFRYDLSRPAVVSIARTLAPAFVEALPTRAAGAPDGQHGGDGLAARLWSKLSDAEPSPAQLALLSGALILLAEHGRGPSTKAARMAAGSAADPYSVVLAGATVASGLLLGGGSSLAVQALLEEIDSVAAVPRVLADRLVRGDRVSGFGQPRYPGPDPRAAMMMTLLAGSGGDEDRQRIVHEVVELVRSRRDLAPNAEFALGAMCFVHRMPRGAGEAVFVIARSAGWIAHALDEYEAAPGAGSPLTRG
- a CDS encoding NADP-dependent isocitrate dehydrogenase, with translation MPKIRTTGTLVEIDGDEMTRVIWRWVKDLLILPNVDVPIDYHDLGIRSRDASEDRVTLAAAEAVRRHGVGVKCATITPDEARVREFGLRRRWRSPNGTIRNHLGGVLFREPVVIPEVPRPVPGWTRPIVIGRHAYGDQYRATDIPLPGPGTLTLAFTPDDGTEPAEHVVFRSPGPGVAMAMYNLDASIRDFARASFSYALGRGYPVYLSTKDTILGTYDGRFRDLFAEVFASEFRAGFEAAGLTYEHRLIDDMVASSLRGAGGYVWACKNYDGDVQSDAVAQGFGSPGLMTSVLMTPDGRTVLTEAAHGTVTRHYRRHQRGEATSTNPIALVHAWSRALAHRGTLDGVPQLTGFAALLEDCVLRTVRAGRMTQDLARLTGEGTPHLSTREFLASVAETLRSARAE